From Acidothermus cellulolyticus 11B, a single genomic window includes:
- a CDS encoding Mur ligase family protein, with protein sequence MSAALRLRTAVRLGRLAGVLSRALRRGDGMVISGRVALAACPDAFRQLTAVRPVTFVSATNGKTTTTRLLAAALRTAGPVVTNLSGANMPPGLIAALLTAPDASTPAVFEADETYLPTLLDQAPRRTTLVLGNLTRDQLDRVGEVAMVARRWRKAFAAHPELTVVANADDPHVVWAASVVPTVTWVAVGQPWRADAAVCPGCGAVLQWADDVWSCSCGLRRPEPTWSLDGDHLLHGDLRLPLTLALPGRANRANAAVAAAAADLAGIPPAQAVAAFASVASVGGRYEVREYAGRRIRLLLGKNPAGWTEIFDVLAPPPAPVVIAINARAADGRDPSWLWDVPFERLAGRFVVATGERRYDLAVRLLYAGVSHTTVENPGEAWPPEIGTAGLDDAPPLDVVATYTAFRDWLRRTGGDTDVRG encoded by the coding sequence ATGAGCGCCGCACTCCGGCTTCGTACCGCCGTCCGGTTGGGCCGGCTCGCTGGGGTGCTCTCGCGCGCGCTGCGGCGGGGCGACGGCATGGTCATCAGCGGGCGGGTGGCACTCGCCGCCTGCCCGGACGCGTTTCGGCAGCTCACAGCGGTCCGTCCGGTGACCTTCGTTTCTGCGACCAACGGCAAGACAACCACGACCCGACTGCTCGCCGCCGCCCTCCGGACGGCCGGCCCGGTGGTGACCAATCTGTCCGGCGCGAACATGCCACCCGGGCTGATCGCCGCGCTCCTCACCGCCCCCGACGCGAGCACACCAGCGGTGTTCGAGGCAGACGAAACCTACCTGCCCACCCTGCTCGACCAGGCACCGCGGCGTACCACCCTCGTTCTCGGCAATCTCACCCGCGACCAGCTCGATCGCGTCGGTGAGGTCGCGATGGTGGCGCGGCGCTGGCGGAAAGCCTTCGCCGCGCATCCCGAGCTGACCGTCGTGGCAAATGCCGACGATCCGCACGTCGTCTGGGCCGCCTCCGTTGTCCCAACGGTTACCTGGGTTGCCGTTGGGCAGCCGTGGCGAGCCGATGCCGCCGTCTGTCCCGGATGCGGTGCGGTGCTGCAGTGGGCGGACGACGTGTGGTCGTGCTCGTGCGGACTGCGGCGCCCCGAGCCCACCTGGTCGCTGGACGGCGATCATCTTCTCCACGGCGATCTTCGGTTGCCATTGACGCTTGCACTGCCCGGACGGGCGAATCGGGCGAATGCTGCGGTGGCTGCGGCAGCCGCCGATCTTGCCGGCATTCCGCCAGCCCAAGCGGTCGCGGCGTTTGCGAGCGTGGCATCCGTGGGCGGCCGCTACGAAGTGCGCGAGTACGCCGGCCGCCGGATCCGTCTGCTGCTCGGCAAGAATCCAGCGGGCTGGACGGAAATCTTCGATGTGCTCGCACCTCCGCCGGCTCCGGTGGTCATTGCGATAAATGCGCGGGCGGCCGACGGTCGCGATCCATCCTGGTTGTGGGACGTCCCGTTTGAACGGCTCGCCGGCCGATTCGTTGTCGCGACCGGAGAACGGCGGTACGACCTCGCCGTCCGATTGCTCTACGCGGGTGTTTCGCACACCACGGTGGAGAATCCGGGCGAGGCCTGGCCGCCCGAGATCGGCACTGCCGGGCTGGACGACGCACCGCCGCTCGATGTCGTCGCGACCTACACCGCGTTCCGGGATTGGCTTCGGCGCACCGGCGGAGACACCGATGTCCGCGGCTGA
- a CDS encoding HGxxPAAW family protein yields MTGERHEGQAYHAEDDGHIRGRPISWAVVTVVIIGFIVAGIGLIVATPWVFYLGAGLVVAGTLIGWATHAMADPRRLAERRAARTQAAAAPVSAVTGSAGSGEASSAHALAAADPGSSPSGGSAQHVWP; encoded by the coding sequence GTGACCGGGGAACGGCACGAGGGGCAGGCGTATCACGCCGAGGACGACGGGCACATCCGCGGTCGGCCGATCTCATGGGCCGTGGTCACCGTCGTGATCATCGGTTTCATTGTTGCCGGCATCGGATTGATCGTCGCCACGCCGTGGGTTTTCTACCTCGGTGCCGGGTTGGTGGTCGCCGGCACGCTCATCGGGTGGGCGACCCACGCGATGGCTGACCCTCGGCGTCTCGCCGAACGGCGTGCCGCCCGGACGCAGGCCGCTGCTGCGCCGGTGTCCGCTGTCACCGGCTCCGCCGGGTCGGGAGAGGCGTCGTCCGCTCACGCGCTTGCCGCCGCTGATCCCGGTTCGTCCCCGAGCGGAGGATCCGCCCAGCACGTCTGGCCTTAG
- a CDS encoding TetR/AcrR family transcriptional regulator, which yields MTREGRSLQREEAQRGAQRRGAELRRHILAIAKDVFLEAGYERTSMDAVAARAGTSKRSLYAHFESKQKLFDAVLDFVRELYLGKLSTPDAYADDPTEAISLFCGRFQQLMTWEPQVRLCRLCIAEAERLPGSASAYFDAMFVKAYDRLASYLYERYRAHGIDRAAATSLAQDLLGRTVLPRLLRALLGVESAIKGSDSPSEKDIAADVDIATIRATVSTVLRL from the coding sequence ATGACGCGTGAGGGCCGATCGCTCCAGAGAGAAGAGGCGCAGCGGGGTGCGCAGCGCCGCGGTGCGGAACTGCGCCGTCACATCCTCGCAATCGCCAAAGACGTCTTCTTGGAAGCCGGCTACGAGCGGACTTCGATGGACGCCGTCGCAGCGCGAGCTGGAACGTCTAAGCGTTCGCTGTACGCCCACTTTGAGAGCAAGCAGAAGCTGTTCGACGCGGTGCTGGACTTCGTCCGCGAGTTGTACCTCGGCAAGCTCAGCACCCCGGACGCGTACGCCGACGACCCTACCGAGGCGATCTCGCTATTCTGCGGGCGGTTCCAGCAACTGATGACTTGGGAGCCTCAGGTACGTCTTTGTCGGCTGTGCATCGCCGAGGCTGAGAGGCTACCGGGCAGCGCATCGGCGTACTTTGACGCGATGTTCGTCAAGGCGTACGACCGGCTGGCCTCCTACCTCTACGAGCGGTACCGCGCCCACGGTATCGACCGGGCCGCCGCAACCTCACTCGCGCAGGATCTGCTGGGTCGCACTGTGCTACCACGGCTACTGCGCGCGCTGCTGGGCGTCGAAAGCGCAATCAAGGGATCCGACTCGCCGAGTGAGAAAGACATAGCCGCAGACGTCGACATAGCGACGATCCGCGCGACGGTGTCTACAGTCCTACGCCTCTGA
- a CDS encoding ester cyclase, translating into MAAGSIPEIETTVRRFYEALTTGDSILVDQALAPEWEAVPPLRSGPGAEGWKTSVAHLRGVFPDLRVTIEDIVFSGDRVVVRSVSRGTHTGELLGVRGTGKQIEFRAIDIHRLENGRIVQTWHLEDYFGIALQIGLTFIPAP; encoded by the coding sequence ATGGCTGCAGGCAGCATCCCAGAGATCGAGACCACTGTCCGTCGCTTCTACGAAGCGTTGACCACCGGAGACTCGATACTCGTCGACCAGGCGTTGGCTCCCGAGTGGGAGGCCGTACCTCCTTTGCGCAGCGGCCCAGGGGCCGAAGGGTGGAAGACAAGCGTCGCGCACCTACGTGGTGTGTTCCCCGACCTACGTGTCACGATCGAGGACATCGTCTTCTCCGGGGATCGAGTAGTCGTGCGATCGGTAAGCCGCGGTACCCACACCGGTGAGTTGCTCGGCGTGCGCGGCACCGGCAAGCAGATCGAGTTCCGGGCAATCGACATCCATCGGCTGGAAAACGGCAGAATCGTCCAGACCTGGCATCTCGAAGACTATTTCGGCATCGCTCTACAGATCGGACTCACGTTCATACCCGCCCCTTGA
- a CDS encoding SDR family NAD(P)-dependent oxidoreductase gives MTLEGKTALVTGAARGIGQAYVARLAADGANVVAVDINDPTDGLVGLTGKGDKLGLVCDISRPDEVDVVVTTTLERFGRVDILVNNAGIFPTASLDTVTIELWRQVQAVNVEPILRFTQAFAPGMKSAGWGRIVNTGSANTLLHGKDLAYMTSKATVHGLTRALANELGESGITVNAIAPSVVATEGFLGRARSAGSTAEEVLARVLAMQTIKRPSVPADLADVLGFLVSEAAGFITGQIIHVDGGLTRTGA, from the coding sequence ATGACGCTGGAAGGAAAAACTGCGCTAGTCACCGGGGCAGCGCGGGGAATCGGACAAGCCTACGTGGCGCGACTGGCTGCCGACGGTGCCAACGTCGTCGCAGTCGACATCAACGACCCGACCGACGGCCTGGTCGGACTCACCGGCAAGGGCGACAAGCTGGGACTGGTCTGCGACATCAGCCGACCCGACGAGGTGGATGTCGTCGTCACAACGACCCTGGAGCGGTTCGGCCGCGTCGACATCTTGGTCAACAACGCCGGGATCTTCCCGACCGCCAGCCTAGACACCGTGACGATCGAGCTTTGGCGGCAGGTTCAAGCCGTCAACGTTGAGCCGATCCTGCGGTTCACACAGGCCTTCGCTCCTGGAATGAAGAGCGCTGGATGGGGGCGCATCGTCAACACAGGATCAGCTAACACCCTCCTGCATGGCAAGGACCTGGCCTACATGACAAGCAAAGCCACCGTGCACGGCCTGACCCGGGCACTGGCCAACGAGCTGGGCGAGAGCGGGATCACGGTCAACGCAATCGCTCCCAGCGTTGTCGCCACCGAAGGTTTCCTGGGGCGTGCCAGGAGCGCCGGGTCGACCGCCGAGGAGGTACTCGCCCGAGTCTTGGCGATGCAAACCATCAAACGTCCTTCGGTCCCCGCTGATCTAGCGGACGTCCTCGGCTTCCTGGTCTCCGAAGCAGCAGGGTTTATCACTGGTCAGATCATCCACGTCGACGGCGGCCTAACCCGGACCGGAGCATGA